The genomic interval TTACTTAATATTAATAAATTCAGTTTTGACTTTTTTGTAAATTTTGCAAGGAGGCTTTAGGCTGTAGTGAGTTTTTAAACTTAAAAATATAAATTTTCCGTAAAAATACATTTATCCTTATCAAGGATTAAAAATTTGCAGATAGCTTGCAGTGATGGGAAATACCTTGAGAAGGTACAGGATTTGTCAAGATGTTAATAGATGTATAAAATCGCAATTGAATAAGAGGAAAAGTGTGTGATGTTCCTTTACCCTTTGCGTTTTAACATTTTTCAATAAAGGGTGTAATTATTGATTGATGGTACTTGCAGCCTAAATTACCCAGCTTTTTTTTACATAACTGCCAGTTTGAGGTTGCAATTTCCAAAAATTGTGATAATTTGGTACGATATCTCCAAATACGTATGCCTCTGTTACTAAAGTTAACAAGAGCATATTTGCCTTCTCAAGATGAGGTTCAGTAATTATCTACACGCACAAAGCTAAACACAAGGGACTAAGTTGTAAAAAATCATATAATCTTAACCCTTAGTTAAATTTACTGTAAGCAGTTTCTAGTATTTTTTTAACAACAATTTATAACGGTGGTAAATCTACTGACAAGTGATATGAATCTGGTTCTGCAATTTGGCGATGCCTCCGGCGAGCGAAGCGATCGCATACTGACTGCCCCAGAAGTTCTGCAATTACTGGCAAAATACCAACTAGTTCCACCATTACTTAAAGAGGTGGTGATTGATCAAGCGATCGCACAGATTGAGTGTACGCCACAAGAGGAGCAACTTGCCTGTGAACAGTTAGCCCAACAATATCAAGGGCGACAAGAACAGGGAATAAGTTCCGAACAGTTGAATAATATAGCCATTCGCCAACTAAAAGTAGAGAAGTTCAAAGAAGCTACTTGGGGACAAGATTTAGACTCTTACTTTTACCAACGCAAACCCCAGTTGGATCGAGTTATATATTCTCTGATTACCACTTCTGATATTGGAATTGCTCAAGAAATCTACTTCCGCATCCAAGAAAGTGAACAGTCTTTTGCTCAACTGGCGCGGGAATACGCCCAAGGTCCTGAAGCCCAGACAGATGGGTTAGTTGGTCCTGTGGAATTACAATCTCTCCATCCAATGTTGACGAGAGTTTTGTCTGTGAGCCAACCACAGCAACTTTCACCACCGACTCAAATAGGAGAATGGATAGTGATTGTTCGACTAGAAAAGCTACTACCTGCTCAGTTGGATCGGCAAATGCGTCAGCGATTGCTAAACGAACGTTTTCAGAGTTGGCTACAAACCCAAATAGCACCACAAAACTGGCAAATTAAACAATCAGAAGATTGAATGAGTTGGGATATGAACCAGAGCAAAACTGAACTGCTGGCGAGTGCCAAAATAGTCTCTGTACATTCCCAAGCCAATTATTCGCCCAAACAGTAGATTAATTAATTTTCATAAACATGACTTATAGTAATAACGCCTTTGCAGGATTTCTCTCCACCGTTGCCGGATTTGAAGAATTATCAGCAGCGGAAAGAAACAATCTCCTATCACAACAGCAAGCTTTACGCTACCGTATAGGTCAAAAAATAATTAGTAAAGAAAAACTACCAGACCGCATAGCAATTCTTTACGAAGGCAAAGTAAGGTTATTAGGATATGACCCACAGACTCAATTACCAGTTACCTTAAAAATACTAGAACCGGGAGCAATAATTGGCGAAATTAGTTTGTTGCGGCAGATTGCTTGCGAAACAGCGATCGCATCCACCGAAGTCATTTGTTTAACCTTCAGTACAGCAGATTATTTACGTCTGATTTTCCAAAATCCAGCCTTTGCTAATGAGCGCCAAAACTGTAGTCATATCATAGAAGTATTTGATGTTCTTAGCCCACTGTTAGCTCAACAAGCTAATGCTAGTTTAAAGATCAAAGAAATCAGTCAACAAGTTTTATCAGGGGCGAAAATCCATTACCTACCACCAGGAAAATCCTCTTTAACACAACTGGAAAGTGATAGAATCTGGCTTGTCAGTGGTGGTGGTACAGTAGCTAATTTTCCCCCTGGTTCTCATTTAGAATCTACTAGTAATAGAGACGTTTTAGAAGTAACAGGGAGCAGTCCTGCACGTTTGTTAGGTATCAATCCCGCAGATATCTCATTTCTGAATCAAGAGCAACTAGAAGAAGCACTAATAGATCATCAACAACAAATCACAGATGAATTAGAGATTCCTTACGCCACAATTGAGGAAGTTCTCCCCTCACCACCCCAAAGACCACAAGCGCAACAAAACAACCAGAAATACCCATTTTTTCGCGGACAGGGCGAAAACAATTCGACCCTGGCTTGTTTCCAAATGTTAGCCAAGCATTTAGAAATACCCTTGCGAAAGGAAGTAGTACGTCGAATTTTAAATGAAAATATTAAACGTCAAGGCAATATATCCTTTCAGCTTTGTGCTTATTTAGGAGAATTAATAGGTCTCAAATCCCAATTAGTAGATGTTCCCGCTACCGCAATTACACGCATCCCCACACCAGCACTAATTCAGTATCGAGATAGCTATGCTGTCATATATGCAGTAGAGGCAAATACAGTAGTTTTAGCTGTGCCATCAAAAGGGATTATCAATTGCAAGCCCGGCAAACTACTGGAAGAAATAGAAACTGATCAAACCAACTTGCAACCGCAACTGAGGGTATTACTTTTCAGTGCGACTCAAGAAACACCTCAACAACGCTTTGGTTTAAGCTGGTTTCTACCATATCTATCACGTTACCGTCGAGTCTTAATAGAAGTATTTATCGCTTCCTTTTTCGTCCAACTGGCAGCTTTAGCTAACCCCCTAGTCATTCAGTTAATCATTGATAAAGTCATCGTTCAAAATAGTATTAGTACCCTGAATGTTTTAGGGGTTTTACTATTAGCAGTTAGTGTATTTGAAGCAATACTAACTACACTGCGGACTTACTTATTTGTAGATACTACCAACCGCATTGATATGAGTTTGGGGTCACAAATTATTGACCACTTACTCAGATTACCATTGCGCTATTTTGAACGTAGACCAGTAGGTGAACTAGCGACTCGCGTCAATGAATTAGAAAATATTCGCCAGTTTCTCACAGGTACAGCCCTAACAGTGGGATTAGATGCAGTATTCTCGGTGGTTTATATCATCGTCATGCTGTTTTATAGTTGGCAACTGACTTTAGTGGGGTTAGGAACAATTCCTTTATTTGTGGTGATTACATTAATTGCCGCCCCGACAGTGAGCCGACAGTTACGAGCCAAAGCTGAACGCAACGCCGCCACTCAATCTTACTTAGTTGAGGTAATGTCAGGCATTCAAACAGTAAAAGCGCAAAATATTGAATTGCGATCGCGTTTTTCCTGGCAAGAACGATACGCTAAGTTTGTGTCCGCAGGGTTTAAAACAGTCATTACTTCCACTTTAGCTAATTCCACCAGTCAGTTTCTCAACAAACTCAGCAGCTTACTAGTTTTGTGGGTAGGAGCTTATTTAGTATTAAAAGGAGACTTAACTTTAGGGGAATTAATCGCTTTTAGAATTATCTCCAGTTACGTTACTAGTCCCATATTACGTTTAGCGCAAATCTGGCAGAACTTCCAAGAAACTGGTTTATCTTTAGAACGATTAAGCGATATTGTTGATACACCCCAAGAAGCAGAAGCAGACAGAGATAATATTCCCTTACCTGCCATATCTGGGGCAGTCAAATATGAAAATGTTTCCTTCCGATTTGCCCCTAGTGGACCACTGCAACTGAACAATGTCAGCCTCGATTTTCCCGCTGGTAGATTTGTTGGGATTGTGGGACAAAGTGGTTCAGGCAAAAGCACAATGATGAAATTGCTGCTGAGACTTTATAACGTTGAGTCGGGCAGAATTTTGATTGATGGTTATGATGTCAGTAAAGTAGAACTTTATTCGGTGCGTAGACAAATTGGTGTCGTTCCTCAAGATCCACTGTTGTTTGATGGCACAGTTCAAGAAAACATTGCGCTGACCAATCCTGATGCGACAACAGAGGAAATTATCGAAGCTGCAAAAATTGCTGTTGCCCATGAATTTATCATGAACCTGCCCAATGGTTATAACTCAAGAGTTGGCGAAAGAGGTTCAGCCCTTTCTGGAGGACAAAGACAGAGAATTGCGATCGCCCGTTCGATTTTACAAAAACCTAAATTATTAGTCTTGGATGAAGCCACCAGCGCCTTAGATTATCCTACCGAAAGACAAATATGTCTGAATTTAGCCAGAGCATTTCAAGGTACTACCGTTTTCTTTATTACTCACCGTCTCAATACTGTTAGTAATGCAGATACAATTATTGTTATGGATGGTGGTAGGGTGATAGAACAAGGTAGCCATCAAGAATTAATGACTGCTAAAGGTCATTATTTCTACCTTTATCAACAGCAAGAAGTCAATTTGTAAATACTTAGTTGACAGTGGAAGAAGGCAAAGGTTGATTAATTTTCCCCTGCCTCCTGTACCCTGTCACCTACAGTATTAATCTTAATAATCTGAAAATCAATCCTGTTAATCCTTTAATCTTCACATCCTCAGCTAAAATCCAAAATCTAAAATTGTTATGACTCAACTTAATGGTAATCAAATTAACGGCAACGGCAACGGAAATAAACCAAATTTAGGGTTGCTTACACCTCCCAAAAAAGCTAAAACAGAATCTTTAAATAATGCCTATCAAGATAACTTTGAACAATCTATAGTCTTACGGCAATCACCTGTATGGTCACGAACCATCATGATCACCCTGATGGTTGTAGCCTGTTTTGGAGTAGGTTGGGCTTATTTTGCCAAAATTGAACAAGTAGTTCCCGCTACAGGTCAATTAAAGCCAGAGGGAACAGTTAAAGAAGTACAAGCTCCAATTAGTGGAGTTGTCAAATCTGTTTATGTAAAAGACGGACAAGAAGTAAAAGAGGGAGACCTGCTCGTAACATTTGAATCCGTTGCTACCCTAGCTGAGTTAAGTTCCTTAAATAAAATTCGCGTTGCTTTAACCAAAGAAAACGATATTTATCGTCGCTTGATGGGAGCAAGCGCAGGTATCACATCAGAGTTGGATTTTTTACGTGGTAAGTTACCCGCAGAAACAGCTTTTCTCCTCAAAAGTCGAGCATCTTTAGTAGCAGAAAATGAACTACTGCGTTCTCAACTAAAAAACACCACACCAGATGCTGGTAACGGAATTGACGAACAACAACTTCTCATAGCTGCTAAAACAGAATTAGATTCCCGGTCTGCCGCAGCTAGATTGGAAGTAGAAAAAATCCGAAAGCAACTATCGCAAACACTAGTAAAAAGAAAAGATACTCAAGCTAGTTTGGTAATTCAAGCAGGGATTTTAGATAAACTCAAAATCTTAGCAGTAGAAGGGGGAATTTCCCAGCTGCAATATCTGAATCAGCAACAGCAAGTACAAACTCTCAAGGCGGAAATAGAGCAATTAATGGAGGAAGAAAAACGCCTCCAGTTTGATATTCAAAGAGGACAGCAGCAAGTAACAAATACAGTAGCAGTTACTGATAAAAATGTGCTGGATCAGATAGCTAACAATAAAAAGCGAATTGCAGAAATTGATAGCCAATTTATGAGGATTATTCTCGATAATGAGCAGAGATTGGCAGACATTAATAGTAAGATTTCCCAGACACAATTAAATGTCAGATATCAAGAACTTCGCGCTCCTGTAGCGGGGATAATATTTGATATGCAAGCTAAAAATCCTGGTTTTGTAGCCAACGCCACGCAAAAATTATTGCAAATTGTCCCCAATGATAAATATGTTGCTGAAGTATTTATCACCAATAAAGATATTGGGTTTGTCAAGGAAGGTATGAAAGTGGATGTGAGAATCGATTCCTTTCCTTTTAGTCAGTTTGGAGATATTAAAGGTCAGGTAATTGATATTGGTTCAGATGCTTTACCTC from Anabaena sphaerica FACHB-251 carries:
- a CDS encoding peptidylprolyl isomerase, producing MNLVLQFGDASGERSDRILTAPEVLQLLAKYQLVPPLLKEVVIDQAIAQIECTPQEEQLACEQLAQQYQGRQEQGISSEQLNNIAIRQLKVEKFKEATWGQDLDSYFYQRKPQLDRVIYSLITTSDIGIAQEIYFRIQESEQSFAQLAREYAQGPEAQTDGLVGPVELQSLHPMLTRVLSVSQPQQLSPPTQIGEWIVIVRLEKLLPAQLDRQMRQRLLNERFQSWLQTQIAPQNWQIKQSED
- a CDS encoding peptidase domain-containing ABC transporter codes for the protein MTYSNNAFAGFLSTVAGFEELSAAERNNLLSQQQALRYRIGQKIISKEKLPDRIAILYEGKVRLLGYDPQTQLPVTLKILEPGAIIGEISLLRQIACETAIASTEVICLTFSTADYLRLIFQNPAFANERQNCSHIIEVFDVLSPLLAQQANASLKIKEISQQVLSGAKIHYLPPGKSSLTQLESDRIWLVSGGGTVANFPPGSHLESTSNRDVLEVTGSSPARLLGINPADISFLNQEQLEEALIDHQQQITDELEIPYATIEEVLPSPPQRPQAQQNNQKYPFFRGQGENNSTLACFQMLAKHLEIPLRKEVVRRILNENIKRQGNISFQLCAYLGELIGLKSQLVDVPATAITRIPTPALIQYRDSYAVIYAVEANTVVLAVPSKGIINCKPGKLLEEIETDQTNLQPQLRVLLFSATQETPQQRFGLSWFLPYLSRYRRVLIEVFIASFFVQLAALANPLVIQLIIDKVIVQNSISTLNVLGVLLLAVSVFEAILTTLRTYLFVDTTNRIDMSLGSQIIDHLLRLPLRYFERRPVGELATRVNELENIRQFLTGTALTVGLDAVFSVVYIIVMLFYSWQLTLVGLGTIPLFVVITLIAAPTVSRQLRAKAERNAATQSYLVEVMSGIQTVKAQNIELRSRFSWQERYAKFVSAGFKTVITSTLANSTSQFLNKLSSLLVLWVGAYLVLKGDLTLGELIAFRIISSYVTSPILRLAQIWQNFQETGLSLERLSDIVDTPQEAEADRDNIPLPAISGAVKYENVSFRFAPSGPLQLNNVSLDFPAGRFVGIVGQSGSGKSTMMKLLLRLYNVESGRILIDGYDVSKVELYSVRRQIGVVPQDPLLFDGTVQENIALTNPDATTEEIIEAAKIAVAHEFIMNLPNGYNSRVGERGSALSGGQRQRIAIARSILQKPKLLVLDEATSALDYPTERQICLNLARAFQGTTVFFITHRLNTVSNADTIIVMDGGRVIEQGSHQELMTAKGHYFYLYQQQEVNL
- a CDS encoding HlyD family efflux transporter periplasmic adaptor subunit, whose protein sequence is MTQLNGNQINGNGNGNKPNLGLLTPPKKAKTESLNNAYQDNFEQSIVLRQSPVWSRTIMITLMVVACFGVGWAYFAKIEQVVPATGQLKPEGTVKEVQAPISGVVKSVYVKDGQEVKEGDLLVTFESVATLAELSSLNKIRVALTKENDIYRRLMGASAGITSELDFLRGKLPAETAFLLKSRASLVAENELLRSQLKNTTPDAGNGIDEQQLLIAAKTELDSRSAAARLEVEKIRKQLSQTLVKRKDTQASLVIQAGILDKLKILAVEGGISQLQYLNQQQQVQTLKAEIEQLMEEEKRLQFDIQRGQQQVTNTVAVTDKNVLDQIANNKKRIAEIDSQFMRIILDNEQRLADINSKISQTQLNVRYQELRAPVAGIIFDMQAKNPGFVANATQKLLQIVPNDKYVAEVFITNKDIGFVKEGMKVDVRIDSFPFSQFGDIKGQVIDIGSDALPPDQIHQFYRFPARVSLDKQSIVAQGRNIPLQSGMSITANIKVREERSVLSLFTEMFTKQVDSLKEVR